TCCATAGCGGATATGTTGTGGGTAAACAATGGCAACGAAAACCACTTTTTTACCCTTACCTTAAAAGGAACCGCCACCAATATTGGTGCAGTAGGTGCCAAAGCCATGATTTATGGTACCTGGGGAGTACAAGTTAGGGAAGTAAGAGCAGGAGAAAGTTATGGCACTCAAAATTCTTCGCAACTTCATTTTGGGTTAGGAAATGCAACTGCAATTGATTCAGTTGTTATTCATTGGCCATCGGGTATTGAACAAACCATCCAAAATCCGGCTATTGATCAATTTTTAACCATTACTGAAAGTACTTGTATTTCACCTGAAGCCATATTAAGTTCAACCGGTCCAATGGTATTATGTGTTGGACAGGATTTAACTCTGAATGCTCCAAGCGGTGCCGGTTATTCTTATGTATGGTCAACCGGAGAAACCACTCCAAGCATAACCGTGAATACAGAGGGTGAATACGGGGTTAGGGTTAGTTTGAGCGGAAATGCATGCAGTTCTGTTTCAAAAACCATTTATTTACAGATTGCTCCCGATGAAACCCCTTCGATTTCGGTCAATGGGGATTTGCAGGTTTGCCGTGGAAGTGTTGTGGTCCTTTCCGGTCCATCCAATGCGTTGGCCTATAGCTGGTCAAGCGGACAAAACACCCAAAGCATTGATGTAACCCAAAGCGGAAGTTATGTATTAACCATACAGGGAGCCTGCCAAAACTGGACTTCAGATCCGGTGGATATTACGGTATTGGCAGAAAATGCACCTGTGAGTCAGAATTATATTATTCCGGTTCCACAGAGTGTTACCCTTTCCGCTACCGGAAATAACCTTACCTGGTACGATGCTCCGATTGGAGGGAATGTATTGGGAACGGGAAATACTTATACTACTCCGGTGATTCAAAGCCTGACAACTTATTACGTGGAAGGCACAGAAACCCTTACCGGAGCCACTCATGATGTAGGAATGATGATGCCAAGCGGTGCCAGCCAATACAGTGGTGACAACAATACCAATGCAATCACCTATTTCGATGTTTACTCTCCGGTAACGCTTGTTTCGGTACGAGTTTACACCGATTTACCCGGAGATCGTAACATTCAGTTATTTGACGGAAATGGTGGTTTGGTATATAGTCAGGTATTTACCATCTCACCTGATTCCATGGATTTGCATCTGAACTGGAGTTTAAATCCGGGTACAAACTATTCTATTTCTACTGATGCAAGTTATAATCAGGTAATTCCGAACAACAACGGAGGAAGCACTCCACGCTTAAAACGTAACAATGTAGGCGGAGTTTACCCATATACCCTGAACGGACGTATGAGCATTACCGGTAACAGTATAGGAAGTCAGTACTACTATTACTTCTACGACTGGAAGGTTCAGGATCCAAGCATGGAATGTACAACCGAACGCACCGAGGTTAATGTTGATTTAGCCGTTTCGGCCGAAGAAAACAGTTTGGAAGGATTTGGAATTTATCCTAACCCAACGGCC
The Bacteroidia bacterium genome window above contains:
- a CDS encoding FG-GAP-like repeat-containing protein, which translates into the protein MKKLFTCILLGASVSSMAQTAFTNGVARFTGNAHSGVCTAVVDWNGDGLDDIIALDQGNSVVVHVQKTGSQFQNVSLGSFGEGSGWSWGMAVADIDKNGYLDVLAGGYGPAVKILMSNNQGNGSTLVSLPNSNYFLQNVTFGDFNNDGWIDVFCCDDNAAAHVYVNDGAGNLQISGIINTSLNPGINYGGDPADSGNYGSVWTDFDNDGDQDLYVAHCRQSSSDPTDLRRINRMFVNNGDGTFTENAAAYGLNIGWQTWTASFGDIDNDGDFDLMLTNHDYQSQILENDGSGHYTDITATTGFTTSDITPIESVMEDFDNDGFVDLLISGSDVRFFHNNGDKTFTRIDNLMNAGMLTFATGDLNHDGFIDIYSGYGSIYTTPSSIADMLWVNNGNENHFFTLTLKGTATNIGAVGAKAMIYGTWGVQVREVRAGESYGTQNSSQLHFGLGNATAIDSVVIHWPSGIEQTIQNPAIDQFLTITESTCISPEAILSSTGPMVLCVGQDLTLNAPSGAGYSYVWSTGETTPSITVNTEGEYGVRVSLSGNACSSVSKTIYLQIAPDETPSISVNGDLQVCRGSVVVLSGPSNALAYSWSSGQNTQSIDVTQSGSYVLTIQGACQNWTSDPVDITVLAENAPVSQNYIIPVPQSVTLSATGNNLTWYDAPIGGNVLGTGNTYTTPVIQSLTTYYVEGTETLTGATHDVGMMMPSGASQYSGDNNTNAITYFDVYSPVTLVSVRVYTDLPGDRNIQLFDGNGGLVYSQVFTISPDSMDLHLNWSLNPGTNYSISTDASYNQVIPNNNGGSTPRLKRNNVGGVYPYTLNGRMSITGNSIGSQYYYYFYDWKVQDPSMECTTERTEVNVDLAVSAEENSLEGFGIYPNPTAGKFEINTTQFQGTIARVLDLTGRTLHEVELKSAKTELNLVGLSAGIYQVSLENEQGRRTEKLVIR